In one Deltaproteobacteria bacterium genomic region, the following are encoded:
- a CDS encoding TlpA family protein disulfide reductase, which produces MKKLLVSALVLIAGVFLVYLSSHSTGIKAGQPAPDWSLVNNRGNTEKLSDYQGQVVLLNFWATWCPPCVFEMPSMQRLYRRFEGKKFRVLAVAVDEGGWGAIRSFLKRIPVEFPLFWDQTGSVADLYGVSRLPESYLIDSKGIVVRRFSGPVEWDSPEIVRLIEQLTGPLRN; this is translated from the coding sequence TTGAAGAAACTCCTTGTTTCAGCCTTGGTCCTGATTGCCGGTGTTTTTCTCGTTTATCTTTCAAGTCATTCGACAGGAATCAAGGCCGGTCAGCCGGCACCGGACTGGTCTTTAGTCAATAACAGGGGGAACACCGAAAAATTGTCGGATTACCAGGGGCAGGTGGTCCTGCTCAACTTCTGGGCGACCTGGTGCCCTCCCTGCGTCTTTGAAATGCCCTCAATGCAACGCCTTTACCGCCGGTTTGAGGGGAAAAAATTTAGGGTGCTGGCCGTTGCCGTTGATGAAGGAGGGTGGGGGGCTATCCGCTCTTTTCTGAAGAGGATCCCTGTCGAATTTCCTCTCTTTTGGGATCAGACAGGCTCTGTTGCTGATTTATACGGTGTTTCCCGTCTTCCAGAATCCTATCTTATTGACTCGAAGGGGATTGTGGTGAGGCGTTTTTCCGGCCCTGTGGAGTGGGATTCCCCGGAAATAGTTCGCTTGATTGAACAATTGACAGGACCGTTGCGAAATTGA
- a CDS encoding transcriptional repressor: MSLTADKKRILASYLKEKGLHATRQRDLIIKEFFKKHRHLTIEEWLGLFRKSDPKIGYATVYRTLKLLGECGLAHKREFGGQVRYEHVTDHHHDHLICLKCGKIIEFEDDRIEALQKTVCRSHQFRLINHKMELYGYCARCSHSKK; this comes from the coding sequence ATGTCGCTCACTGCGGATAAAAAGAGAATTCTTGCCTCCTACCTGAAGGAAAAGGGGCTTCATGCAACACGCCAACGGGACCTGATCATCAAGGAGTTTTTTAAAAAACACCGCCACCTCACGATCGAGGAGTGGCTTGGCCTCTTTCGAAAGAGCGATCCCAAGATCGGTTATGCGACCGTTTACCGGACCCTCAAGCTCCTGGGGGAGTGTGGCCTGGCCCACAAAAGGGAGTTTGGGGGGCAGGTGCGGTATGAGCATGTCACCGATCACCACCATGACCATCTCATCTGTCTTAAGTGCGGGAAAATAATAGAATTTGAGGATGATCGCATTGAGGCACTCCAGAAAACCGTCTGCCGATCCCATCAGTTCCGTCTGATCAATCACAAAATGGAACTCTACGGCTACTGCGCCCGTTGTTCCCATTCAAAAAAGTAG
- a CDS encoding cytochrome c, translated as MASIALGVFLQRFDSHPADGRFDLVEINTRFAREFEKLPMADQNRLQDYFAGKEEKDYFQALQRAIHLKENPPATTDARRFAATCSACHSLSIPLGFRWESGETARDIVKEMTAFAQRTLVYEEGEITEEDRQAIVRFLLTLKDPKLPVLVEEEEKEGESNEVPEGKERATPLERERIRATCRELAKAYTDLVTNFPKVACGQPLNFNYPVNNRCDIRGSDLKVQQQAVVRAAGQMAELASRLAFYRPSHHADDYKVYQAFSNNLEHLALLVAERIEANNWIGGYNMIVQIARHMRGAHEVFQRGLSPDDPNPKP; from the coding sequence GTGGCCAGTATTGCTTTAGGAGTGTTTTTACAAAGGTTTGATTCTCATCCTGCCGATGGGAGGTTCGACCTTGTGGAGATCAACACCCGTTTTGCGAGGGAGTTTGAAAAACTTCCGATGGCCGATCAGAACAGGCTTCAAGACTACTTTGCCGGAAAAGAGGAAAAGGATTATTTTCAGGCCCTGCAGAGGGCCATTCATCTTAAGGAAAACCCGCCCGCAACCACTGATGCGCGTCGCTTTGCGGCAACCTGTTCCGCCTGTCATTCATTGAGCATCCCTTTGGGTTTCCGCTGGGAGAGTGGAGAAACTGCTCGGGATATCGTTAAAGAGATGACCGCTTTCGCCCAACGGACACTCGTTTATGAGGAAGGTGAGATTACCGAGGAAGATCGTCAGGCTATCGTCCGTTTTCTTCTGACCCTAAAGGACCCGAAGCTGCCTGTTCTCGTGGAGGAAGAGGAGAAAGAGGGAGAATCGAATGAAGTGCCGGAAGGGAAGGAGAGGGCAACTCCTCTAGAAAGAGAGCGGATCCGGGCCACCTGCCGTGAACTGGCCAAAGCCTATACGGACCTTGTCACAAACTTTCCCAAGGTGGCCTGTGGCCAACCCTTGAATTTTAACTATCCGGTGAATAACCGTTGCGATATCCGCGGGTCCGATCTGAAGGTTCAGCAACAGGCCGTCGTCAGGGCCGCCGGACAAATGGCCGAACTGGCGTCAAGGCTTGCTTTTTACCGCCCCTCCCATCATGCGGATGATTATAAAGTCTATCAGGCCTTTTCCAACAATCTGGAGCACCTCGCTCTTTTGGTCGCCGAGAGGATTGAAGCCAACAACTGGATTGGAGGTTACAATATGATTGTCCAGATTGCGCGCCATATGCGAGGCGCCCACGAGGTCTTTCAGCGCGGTTTGTCCCCGGATGACCCGAATCCAAAACCCTAA
- a CDS encoding heme-binding domain-containing protein produces the protein MKILALLGGLLFFMMPFKLSLANQLYRQNVRPIFETKCFDCHSDQTRYPWYYRLPGVRQLMDHDIEEAREHIDLSHDFPFGGHHPLKEQLKDLKEVVEENEMPLWRYRLLHWNSGLTDEERRIILEWLEKSQF, from the coding sequence ATGAAGATTCTTGCACTTTTGGGAGGGCTTCTTTTTTTCATGATGCCGTTCAAACTCTCCTTAGCCAACCAGCTCTATAGGCAAAACGTCAGACCGATTTTTGAGACCAAATGTTTCGACTGTCATTCCGATCAAACGCGGTATCCGTGGTATTACCGTTTGCCGGGGGTTCGGCAATTGATGGATCATGATATTGAAGAGGCACGGGAACATATAGACCTTTCCCATGATTTTCCGTTCGGTGGGCATCACCCCCTCAAGGAACAGCTCAAGGATCTGAAAGAGGTTGTTGAGGAGAATGAAATGCCGCTTTGGCGTTACCGACTCCTCCACTGGAATTCTGGGCTCACCGACGAGGAAAGAAGAATCATTCTGGAGTGGCTTGAAAAAAGCCAATTCTAA
- a CDS encoding FMN-binding protein — MRKRPLFFLWFFFVCPLGLRAETVYLTPKDALKLFFKDSEKVTSEKKEITGDLKVKVEKALGVSLPKENYTFYIGSTKGGTDGYALIDNQIGKTEPITFMTILDPQGKVRAVEILVYRESHGGEVQSRRFLKQFDKKTVRDPIRVGQDIDNISGATLSARALATGVKRAVILWQALYGGGV; from the coding sequence GTGAGAAAAAGACCGCTTTTCTTCTTGTGGTTCTTCTTCGTCTGTCCGCTGGGACTCCGGGCTGAAACGGTTTATTTGACCCCCAAGGATGCCTTAAAGTTATTCTTTAAGGATTCTGAGAAAGTGACCAGTGAAAAAAAGGAAATTACCGGTGATCTTAAAGTAAAAGTGGAAAAGGCCTTGGGGGTTTCTCTCCCCAAAGAGAACTACACTTTTTATATTGGTTCCACGAAAGGGGGGACCGATGGGTATGCCCTGATTGACAATCAGATCGGAAAGACCGAGCCTATCACCTTTATGACGATTCTGGATCCTCAAGGAAAAGTTAGAGCAGTTGAAATTTTGGTTTATCGGGAGAGTCACGGAGGGGAAGTGCAATCGAGGCGGTTCTTGAAACAGTTTGATAAAAAGACGGTCAGAGACCCGATCCGGGTTGGCCAAGATATTGATAACATCAGTGGCGCTACTCTTTCCGCCCGTGCCCTGGCTACCGGTGTGAAAAGGGCCGTGATCCTCTGGCAGGCGTTGTATGGAGGGGGGGTATGA
- a CDS encoding MotA/TolQ/ExbB proton channel family protein, whose translation MMTALFERVFYYFQVGGWTMGAILACSVLGLAVSLERLWTLRWPVVVPKGLPVEVEDLIGRGKIPEAVTLCKKDGSPLAAVIRAGVDCTGKSREQIKEIINEVGRVETASLEKGLTILHTIIVLSPMLGFLGTVLGMVDLFSSIASAGEVANIGVVADGVYKALYTTVFGLTVAIPITIFYKMISSKVDRLVLAMEEISLRIVDLVQEKK comes from the coding sequence ATGATGACAGCACTCTTTGAAAGGGTTTTTTATTATTTCCAGGTCGGTGGCTGGACGATGGGGGCCATTTTGGCCTGTTCTGTTTTAGGACTGGCCGTTTCCTTAGAAAGGCTTTGGACCCTCCGGTGGCCAGTGGTGGTCCCCAAGGGGTTGCCGGTAGAGGTGGAGGATCTGATCGGACGCGGGAAGATACCGGAAGCGGTAACCCTGTGCAAAAAGGATGGTTCTCCCCTGGCGGCGGTTATCCGTGCCGGAGTTGACTGTACCGGCAAGAGCCGGGAACAGATCAAGGAGATCATCAATGAGGTAGGGCGGGTGGAGACCGCCTCCCTGGAAAAGGGGCTGACAATCCTGCATACGATTATCGTTTTGTCCCCGATGCTTGGGTTCCTGGGGACGGTCCTGGGGATGGTCGACCTTTTTTCCTCCATCGCCTCTGCCGGTGAGGTTGCCAATATTGGCGTCGTGGCGGATGGTGTCTATAAGGCGCTTTACACCACGGTCTTTGGTTTGACGGTGGCGATCCCGATCACGATTTTCTACAAAATGATCAGCTCCAAAGTGGACCGGTTGGTACTGGCAATGGAGGAGATTTCTCTCCGGATCGTCGATCTGGTTCAGGAGAAAAAATAA
- a CDS encoding biopolymer transporter ExbD: MAFGQKKKREVLESNTISLMDIMFNLLIFVLVTAQYSNVSALKVNLPKAQSGMSVEKTDNIVIAVTPSEELFLNGKPVSFEGLQASLAEAGKRKKQPFVLIQADEKTSTGQLVKLMDTASKSGLAKISIETKK; encoded by the coding sequence ATGGCCTTTGGGCAGAAAAAGAAGAGGGAGGTGTTGGAATCCAACACGATCTCCCTCATGGATATCATGTTCAACCTTCTGATCTTTGTCCTCGTGACTGCCCAGTACAGCAATGTGAGCGCCCTCAAGGTAAATCTTCCCAAGGCCCAGAGCGGGATGAGTGTTGAAAAGACAGACAACATCGTGATTGCCGTGACCCCTTCCGAAGAATTGTTCTTGAACGGAAAACCGGTCTCGTTTGAAGGCTTGCAGGCCTCCTTGGCCGAAGCTGGAAAACGGAAAAAGCAACCGTTCGTCCTGATCCAAGCGGATGAAAAGACTTCAACCGGGCAGTTGGTCAAGCTGATGGACACCGCCTCCAAATCGGGGCTTGCAAAAATCTCAATTGAAACCAAGAAATAA